Genomic window (Jeotgalibaca ciconiae):
TTATAAGCAGAAACTAAGGCCGCTTCAAGCGCACTTACTACGATTTCCTTTGAAATGCCCTTATCTTTTTCTAATATATCAAGAGCACTAAGCATGTCTTTGTTCATTTCTCATTCACTCCCTACTAAACTTTAAAATTGGATTGCCAGTCTTGCTTTTGCGATTTTATCGCGTGGAATCTCGACTGTTTTTGTTCTAGTTTTTACTTTAATCTCCAATTGAACAAAATCTTCCGTGACAGCAAGAAGAGTACCTTCATGAAACTTTTCTCCTTCAATTGCTTGATAGTAGGATAGATGTACATAGCTTCCAATTGCGTTTTGTAAATCTTTATCAGTTTTTAATGGTCTTTCTGCACCCGGAGAGGAAACTTCTAAGAAATAAGCCTGAGGAATTGGGTCTGGATCCATTGCATCCAATATGTCACTTACACGCTCACTTACCCACGCGCACTCTTCTATATCAATTCCACCTGGTTTATCAATGTAAATTCGCAAAAACCAGCTTTTACCTTCTTTCAGAAATTCTACGTCAACCAATTCAAAGTTACGCTCTTCGACTACAGGTAAAACTGCTTCCTTTACAACATCAACTACTCGGCTCACAAAAACCCTCCCTTTAATATATATCAATCTTTTTAGTGCCCAATGCGTTAAAAAGAGCGAGCGTCTCCGCTCACTCCCTCAGCAACTTTATTCTCTCCAAATCATACACTATTGGCCAATAAAATGCAAGAAAAGCCCCTTTTACTCTCCTAAAGAATTAAAAATCAAATAATGATAACTGATTTTCGTCCGGCATCCCATCTAAAACGCCATTTTCAGTCATATAATCGATAATTGTTTTTGAAACTTTTCCTCTTGTTTGTAAGTCTTGTTTGGATAAAAACGGCTGGTCTTCTCTAGCAGCAACAATTTGCTTAGCAACGTTTTCTCCCAAACTTGGTACAGCTCGAAAAGGAGCAATCAGACTGTTGCCTTCAATAATAAAATGAGAGGCATCCGACTTTTCAATATCTACCATTTTAAACTCGAAGCCGCGTTCAACCATTTCATTCGCTAATTCCAAGACTGTTAATAAATTTTTCTCTTTGACAGAAGCTTCCAGTCCCTTGTCCATAATTTCTTTCATTCTGGTCTTAATAACTTCTTTCCCTTGCGACATGGCAACAAGATCAAAATCATATGCCCGAACGGAGAAATAAGCGCAGTAATA
Coding sequences:
- the rimP gene encoding ribosome maturation factor RimP codes for the protein MSRVVDVVKEAVLPVVEERNFELVDVEFLKEGKSWFLRIYIDKPGGIDIEECAWVSERVSDILDAMDPDPIPQAYFLEVSSPGAERPLKTDKDLQNAIGSYVHLSYYQAIEGEKFHEGTLLAVTEDFVQLEIKVKTRTKTVEIPRDKIAKARLAIQF